TCTGTACTCTCTTTTGTTATACATTTTCACTGACATGGCATGCTTATGTATCAATAGGTTTTGGATACTCTACTGGGCTAAGCAAGATAGTTCTGAATCTTGGATTTTTAAGTGAAACTCTTTGATGATTTGGAACTTTGGAAATTCATTTTaagattttaatttcattttgttttttttcctttttcacaCAGAATCAAATGGTAGGGTGATATTAAGGAAATGAGATCACTCGCTGTCTGCTTCAGAATGGTCAGGTTTGATCCTTGATAAGGCAGTAGTAGTATTATCAACAAACAATATGAATTTTAGTTTACACGAACCTTAATTAGCTGTAAGTTGCTCATTTACATCGAATTATTTGAATAGTTGTTTGAAGAGCATGCATCTAATGCTGTATAGTTAGTTGCTGTTCATGATAATACTGCTTCCAGATTCGTTAATGTCCTTGAGAATTGCAGTGGGCATCTCATCTCATGTCATTTTGATTGTTATTGTTATCAATTTTGTGATCCAAGTATCCATTCATTTATGGGTCTGTCATCCTTTCAAAACTGCTTCCCTATTCTTAATCCCTGAAATAGAAAATATCTGGTTTTCAGTCCCACCCTTTTACCGGTTGATCAACACAAGTACAGAACAGTGCACAGACCATAGGATAGGGGTCTTGATATTCCAGTGTGTCCTTACCCATGGTCCATATGTTTATCAAAGGCCGTGGTAAAGAGAGCAACTCCATGACTAGGAGTTGGCCTTTCCTTAGTGATGACCACTTCAACTGACCTGATGCACATTTTCTTACAATGTATGGATGTAACCTGCAATTACTTCTGCATAGTGTATAAAACCCAACATGGGGTGTTTTCTGCCTACTTCTTACGAAAAATTCATTTcgtagctttttttttttctctcacactTAGATTGTAATCTTAAGTTTGTTTTATGAATCTGATAATACTATCTGTGTCTGTTGCAAAAAATTTCCAAATTTTCCGTATTTATAATCGGTTATGAAATGCAAatgcattttttctttttttactttttgaCTTGGCCACTGTGAACTAAAGCACCAGagaccaaactctttggctcaactGGAAGAGAGGTTTTCAAAACATGATTTGGGGACAGATCAATTTTTGATCAGTTTTCTAGTCAAAAGGGAAACTGGTCATACTGTGTATAAATCCATTAAGAAACGATTCCCTTTCCCTTTTCTGAGCACCCCGACAACtaaattcaaaattttggttaAAATATCCAGCCACTGCCAAATTCTGttcaaaaatttgaaattttgaactCCGCCAAAAAATTTCAACCAGTATCAGCCGTCGATTACCACAAAACTCAATCCCTCCTATCTGTACGACACCTTTTAGACCGTTGATAAAATTCACAATCTCCCCCAAATACAAATCTCCTATTTTCGAATCCAACCCCTAAATTTATCAGATCTCTGcaactttaattttttttaaatggctCGTACTAAGCAAACAGCTTGGAAATCCACTGGAGGAAAAGCCCCAAGGAAGCAATTAGCAAAAAAAGCAGCTCGTAAATCAGCACCAGCAACCGGAGGAGTGAAGAAACCACACAGATTCAGGCCAGGAACTGTTGCTCTTCGTGAAATCAGAAAGTATCAGAAGAGTGCCGACCTTCTGATCcgtaaactcccatttcaaagATTAGTTCGTGAAATCGCTCAAGATTTCAAGACTGATTTAAGGTTTCAGAGTTCAGCAGTTGCGGCATTACAGGAAGCAGCTGAAGCTTATCTTGTTGGTTTGTTCGAAGATACTAATCTCTGTGCGATTCATGCTAAAAGGGTTACTATGATGCCTAAAGACATTCAACTTGCCAGGAGAATCAGAGGTGAACGAGCTTGATAATCTCTGAGTAAATGTGTTGGAGGATTATGGATCTACGATCTTTTGGAACTCTTTGTGTTCTGATTTGATTGATC
This DNA window, taken from Papaver somniferum cultivar HN1 chromosome 3, ASM357369v1, whole genome shotgun sequence, encodes the following:
- the LOC113358884 gene encoding histone H3.2-like; the protein is MARTKQTAWKSTGGKAPRKQLAKKAARKSAPATGGVKKPHRFRPGTVALREIRKYQKSADLLIRKLPFQRLVREIAQDFKTDLRFQSSAVAALQEAAEAYLVGLFEDTNLCAIHAKRVTMMPKDIQLARRIRECEQWCLWQYQAASVRRVFDGPPTRTGHHHQSYSRRSSISDVSSME